Part of the Bacillota bacterium genome, GCTTCGCGGTAAGCTCCAAAGAAAGTAACTCGTGAATCGCATCTATAAAGGAAGTCACCGCCTGTCCAAGATTATCTCGTTGAGCGTGAAAGACGAGTTCGCCGCGTTTGATTTCCGCCTGGTAGGATTCCAGGACCATGTCGACCCATTCCCGGCGGGGCCGCGACGCTCTCGGCCCAAGCACGTCGATTCCCCTGCTGCGTAGTTGGTTCAATGTGCCACCCCGGTCCGTCAAGACGAATTCCGTCCCGCGGTCGAAGAGGTGCAACGTTATCAAATCCCCACCGGGTGTTTGGTGGGGCGTTATCACCCGCCAATAGCCAGGCGAAATCTCCTCGCAGTGAGTATTCTCGCGCAACCAAGTCGCGTACTCTTCGAGAAGATCCCGGCACTCCATTAGAACTCACCCCAGAGGTTGTACCTCTCAGGCAGTCGCCCTTCGTGCTCGATCTTACACTCCCTCAGGAACTCTTTCAAGGCTTCATTGATGCTGTGGCGCGGGAAATCCGGGACGGAGTATGCCCATCTCTTGTGCCGACCATTCCACCGGTGCTTGTGAGGTATACCAACGATTTCTCCGTCTGGATTCTTGTGTGGCGTGTCCATGTGCAGGCTCCGTATCGGGACGGTACCACCGTAAATCAAATCGAACC contains:
- a CDS encoding DUF1828 domain-containing protein, coding for MECRDLLEEYATWLRENTHCEEISPGYWRVITPHQTPGGDLITLHLFDRGTEFVLTDRGGTLNQLRSRGIDVLGPRASRPRREWVDMVLESYQAEIKRGELVFHAQRDNLGQAVTSFIDAIHELLSLELTAKLRTKRFFKEEVRSFLLESNVHFIQDYRVQGRRASHTIDFAVNTRKTPALIQAASTGSRAYSTILAKLTTHAFLDLYKAGVAHTSLSLIDDEEDVWTQEALAILETGSDHVIGWSKRDHLLEVLRGGGE